A genomic segment from uncultured Marinifilum sp. encodes:
- a CDS encoding bifunctional UDP-sugar hydrolase/5'-nucleotidase, translating to MKNNYFYFLLVFVLVLFSCTPEKTEHIKLKIMATSDVHGALFPFDLVNNSETKTSLAQVYKYVDQERNKKESEVILLDNGDILQGDPLVYYSNFEKTETKHICADIMNFMAYDAATVGNHDIEPGHSVYDKINEEFSFPWLAANAVRNSDGKPYFTPYTIIEKKEAKIAVLGLITPAIPKWLPEKIWSGMHFEPMVASAKKWIKIIEEQENPDFVIGLFHSGAGEEKTEQTNPENASILVAKEVSGFDMIICGHDHQEQIAWFNNPKNEKVLVINPKSKAKFIAEASVDLKWNNQKKKYEKEIKPNLVEVSEIEESKKYVEHFQALFVEVENYVSRQVGTFKNSISTKDAMFGDSPFIDLIQHIQMDLTDADVSFTAPLSFNATIDSGDLQVRDLFKLYRFENLLYTMNLTGQEIKDFLEFSYKNWFQQMKSAKDPLLYISTSEKGSRLNTMFFNYDAAEGIDYTVNVSKPYGDRIKISQMSSGEKFDPNKTYRVALNSYRGNGGGNHLTEGAGLSKEELTSRLINSTTKDLRYYLMKWIEKQGTVDIKCDRNWKVIPEDWHYAARKREYELLYGKK from the coding sequence ATGAAAAATAATTATTTTTATTTCCTTTTAGTTTTTGTGTTGGTTCTTTTTTCGTGTACACCTGAAAAAACAGAACATATTAAATTGAAAATAATGGCTACTAGCGATGTTCATGGTGCTCTTTTTCCTTTCGATTTAGTAAACAATTCCGAGACTAAAACATCTCTTGCTCAAGTATATAAATATGTTGACCAGGAACGAAATAAAAAAGAATCGGAAGTAATTCTTCTCGATAATGGAGATATTCTTCAGGGAGATCCTTTGGTTTACTATTCTAATTTTGAAAAAACCGAAACCAAACATATTTGTGCCGACATCATGAATTTTATGGCTTACGATGCGGCAACAGTTGGTAATCATGATATTGAACCGGGACATAGCGTTTACGACAAAATAAACGAAGAATTTTCATTTCCATGGCTTGCTGCCAATGCGGTAAGAAATTCCGATGGTAAACCATATTTTACCCCTTACACTATTATTGAGAAAAAAGAAGCAAAAATTGCCGTCTTAGGTCTAATTACACCTGCTATACCCAAATGGTTACCAGAAAAAATATGGTCGGGCATGCATTTCGAGCCAATGGTAGCCTCTGCTAAAAAATGGATTAAAATTATTGAAGAACAGGAAAATCCCGATTTTGTAATTGGTTTATTTCATTCTGGAGCAGGAGAAGAAAAAACTGAACAAACAAATCCTGAAAATGCATCTATACTAGTTGCTAAAGAAGTTTCTGGGTTCGATATGATAATTTGTGGTCACGACCATCAAGAGCAAATTGCTTGGTTTAACAATCCTAAGAATGAAAAGGTTTTGGTAATTAATCCAAAAAGCAAAGCAAAATTCATTGCTGAAGCGAGTGTCGATTTAAAATGGAATAATCAAAAAAAGAAATACGAAAAAGAAATTAAGCCAAATTTAGTTGAGGTTTCAGAAATAGAAGAATCAAAAAAATATGTAGAACATTTTCAAGCTTTATTTGTCGAAGTAGAAAATTATGTATCAAGGCAAGTTGGTACTTTTAAAAATAGTATCTCAACAAAGGATGCCATGTTTGGCGATTCTCCTTTTATTGATCTAATTCAGCATATACAAATGGATTTGACCGATGCCGATGTATCATTTACAGCTCCGCTGTCCTTTAACGCAACAATAGATTCTGGAGATTTACAAGTTCGAGATTTATTCAAACTTTATCGATTTGAAAATTTATTGTACACCATGAATCTTACCGGACAAGAGATTAAAGATTTTTTGGAATTCAGTTATAAAAATTGGTTTCAACAAATGAAATCGGCAAAAGATCCATTATTATACATTTCAACAAGCGAAAAAGGAAGCCGATTAAACACAATGTTCTTTAATTACGATGCGGCCGAAGGTATCGATTATACCGTTAATGTTTCTAAACCTTACGGAGATAGAATTAAAATCTCACAAATGAGTTCGGGAGAAAAATTCGATCCTAATAAAACATATCGTGTTGCTTTAAATTCTTATCGCGGAAACGGTGGTGGAAATCATTTAACCGAAGGAGCTGGATTAAGCAAAGAAGAACTAACAAGCCGACTTATTAACTCTACAACAAAAGATTTACGTTACTATCTGATGAAGTGGATTGAAAAACAAGGAACTGTAGATATTAAATGTGATAGAAACTGGAAAGTAATTCCAGAAGATTGGCACTATGCTGCTCGCAAAAGAGAATATGAATTACTTTATGGAAAGAAATAA
- a CDS encoding DUF1289 domain-containing protein: protein MKDIKSPCIKICRQDSNGICFGCRRTTEEIGNWSLYSNKEKKEILKKISNRTNAPDTEKGIFFR, encoded by the coding sequence ATGAAAGATATAAAATCCCCTTGTATTAAAATATGTCGTCAAGATAGCAATGGAATATGTTTTGGTTGTAGAAGAACTACAGAAGAAATAGGAAACTGGTCTTTATACAGCAATAAAGAAAAAAAGGAGATATTAAAAAAGATAAGTAATAGAACCAATGCTCCAGATACCGAAAAAGGAATTTTCTTTAGATAA
- a CDS encoding response regulator transcription factor translates to MKEYNLIIVDDHKMFRSGLQFLLSNIPNIKVIGEASNGLEFMEIAENEPIDIALMDINMPEMNGIEATKLAMEKYPNMKVIVLSMHGEEEYYDQMLDAGVKGFLLKNSDADELIAALEAVIAGKSYFSQELLVDILDQKRLQKLRTDIVKLSQRELEVLKLICDGYSNAEIAEQLFISHRTVDRHRANLLSKTGCKNSTSLVMYAVKNKIIEID, encoded by the coding sequence ATGAAAGAGTACAATCTAATAATAGTTGATGATCATAAAATGTTTAGAAGTGGACTACAGTTTCTTTTAAGCAATATTCCTAATATTAAAGTAATTGGTGAAGCTTCGAATGGACTCGAATTTATGGAAATTGCCGAAAATGAACCTATCGACATTGCCCTTATGGATATTAACATGCCCGAAATGAATGGAATTGAGGCAACAAAATTAGCAATGGAAAAATATCCAAACATGAAAGTAATTGTTCTTTCTATGCACGGAGAAGAAGAATATTACGACCAAATGCTCGATGCAGGAGTAAAAGGATTTCTACTTAAAAATTCGGATGCCGATGAATTAATTGCAGCATTAGAAGCTGTAATTGCGGGAAAATCGTACTTTTCTCAGGAATTATTAGTAGATATTCTGGATCAGAAACGGCTACAAAAACTTAGAACCGACATAGTTAAACTTTCACAAAGGGAACTGGAAGTTTTAAAACTAATTTGCGATGGATATAGTAACGCCGAAATTGCCGAACAATTATTCATTAGCCACCGAACAGTAGATCGACATAGAGCCAATTTATTAAGCAAAACTGGATGTAAAAATTCTACCTCGCTAGTAATGTATGCCGTTAAAAATAAAATTATAGAAATTGATTAA
- a CDS encoding alpha/beta hydrolase, which translates to MDQFYELTNCKLRYRDKGKGNTVVLLHGYLESIETFETFANDLSRLARVITIDLPGHGLSDLKTDFCSIEKMAGALNELILYLGINKINLVGHSMGGYVALAYADMYPEKLLSFCLFHSSPNADTDEKRANRQREINLIKEGKKELICKSNIPNTFSNRNLKKFNHEIERLTEIACKTSNKGIIAALDAMINRPDRNNVLKSLDIPKVSIMGKEDNFIPINVAKEIARINNLTPFVLQTSGHMGFIEQRQECLREIFRLIYEC; encoded by the coding sequence ATGGATCAATTCTATGAGCTTACCAATTGTAAATTGCGATATCGAGATAAAGGAAAAGGAAATACTGTGGTTCTTTTACATGGTTATCTCGAATCTATTGAAACTTTCGAGACTTTTGCCAATGATTTATCGCGTTTAGCTCGAGTTATTACAATCGATTTGCCAGGTCATGGCTTGTCGGACTTAAAAACAGATTTCTGTAGTATAGAAAAAATGGCTGGGGCGCTAAATGAATTAATACTGTATCTCGGTATTAATAAAATTAATCTTGTAGGCCATTCAATGGGTGGTTATGTGGCCTTGGCTTACGCCGATATGTATCCCGAAAAACTTTTATCATTCTGCTTGTTTCATTCTTCGCCTAATGCCGATACCGATGAGAAAAGAGCAAATCGCCAACGTGAAATAAACCTTATTAAAGAAGGCAAGAAGGAGTTAATTTGCAAATCAAATATTCCCAATACTTTTTCAAATCGTAATCTGAAGAAATTTAATCACGAAATAGAAAGGCTTACTGAAATTGCATGCAAAACTTCCAATAAAGGAATTATTGCAGCATTGGATGCTATGATAAATCGTCCGGACAGGAATAATGTACTTAAGTCTTTAGATATTCCTAAAGTAAGTATTATGGGTAAAGAAGATAATTTTATTCCTATTAATGTAGCCAAAGAAATTGCACGAATAAATAATCTTACTCCTTTTGTATTGCAAACGTCGGGTCACATGGGATTTATAGAGCAACGACAAGAGTGTTTGAGAGAAATTTTCAGGCTGATTTATGAGTGTTAA
- a CDS encoding ABC transporter substrate binding protein, with protein MKPLTKILYSFLLISLSMVICSYTTSARKKRVLVLHSYHQGLNWTDNVSSGIQSILENEDNVELMFEYMDTKRHSQQEYLTEFAKLYNLKHQKNRFDAIIVSDNNALDFVRCYYSDFFQDIPIIFCSIDQYSGKLIEGINHITGVTEEIDSKKTIEVALQLHPEAKQLVVINDNQTQSAILNRNNIKSFWPKLNTNVDLVFLENLSINELVSEVKKLDDSSIIYLINFSRDNEGNFISYQENIEIIREATDLPIYSSWEFYFNEGIVGGMLTSGFKQGELAAKSTLKVLKGKNINDIPIIRKGYNQFKFDFEQMKHFRILPNQLPENSFISNQPPSIIHQYRTSLMVIIAFVIIIAFIVRYSEIKRLRNERKLIEVNEELDRRVAERTKEIIFANEKLELQTNQILKQNKELELHRHNLLELVKERTKNLEVANIELKSSRDRLLRMLDANSDGVWEHNFLTKQVYISKIIWDKLGYKNITAANTIDLLCKLIHPEDLIIIKQKDKQNRLGLSNLFVIEFRICANDKSWMWFKAKGKILDYNKEGKPLNMVGTLINITQRKVAEEKIKQEEKKLRASEKRWRSLIEQASDEILIYNTEGAILDANSAACNWLEYSQEELLNLNYSEIDFLHSSSKLHTYRKKLNSSNPSISFESIQRRKNGSTFPVEIHLSLIELKDSKLILSVANNISKRQETERKILNAVINTEEIERKRFATDLHDSIGPLLSSINLYLSSLSKVKSKSDKENIIRASVDAVNEALISIKEISNNLSPHILNDFGLEKAIRSFTNKINVSQAINISFLAENMDERLNHQVEVVIFRVITELINNTIKHAKASNIEINLAREDKLLSLIYIDDGIGFDSKAINAGTSNGMGLYNVFSRIRSLNGTHKIKSNPERGGMMTMIEVNL; from the coding sequence ATGAAGCCCTTAACTAAAATATTATATAGTTTTTTACTGATATCCCTATCAATGGTAATTTGCAGTTATACAACATCTGCAAGAAAAAAAAGGGTATTGGTTTTACATTCGTACCATCAGGGTTTAAACTGGACCGATAATGTAAGTTCAGGAATACAATCGATATTAGAAAATGAGGATAATGTTGAGCTAATGTTTGAGTATATGGATACCAAGCGCCATTCTCAGCAGGAATATCTTACCGAATTTGCAAAACTTTACAATCTTAAACACCAAAAAAACAGATTCGATGCAATTATTGTATCCGACAATAATGCTCTGGATTTTGTAAGATGCTATTATTCAGACTTTTTTCAGGATATACCAATTATCTTCTGCTCTATCGATCAGTATAGTGGTAAATTAATTGAAGGAATAAATCATATTACCGGAGTTACCGAAGAAATAGATTCAAAAAAAACCATTGAAGTAGCCTTACAACTGCATCCCGAAGCAAAACAATTGGTTGTTATTAACGATAACCAAACACAATCGGCCATACTAAACCGAAACAATATAAAATCGTTTTGGCCTAAATTAAATACTAATGTTGATTTGGTATTTCTGGAAAATTTATCGATTAATGAGCTAGTATCCGAAGTAAAAAAACTTGACGATAGCAGCATTATATACCTTATAAATTTTAGTAGAGATAATGAGGGTAATTTTATTTCCTACCAAGAAAATATAGAAATTATTCGCGAAGCCACCGATCTACCTATTTACAGTAGTTGGGAATTTTATTTTAATGAAGGCATTGTTGGAGGTATGCTAACTAGTGGATTTAAACAGGGCGAACTGGCTGCAAAATCGACTCTTAAAGTACTTAAAGGGAAAAATATTAATGATATTCCAATTATCCGCAAAGGTTACAATCAGTTTAAATTCGATTTTGAGCAAATGAAACATTTTCGAATTCTTCCCAACCAGCTTCCCGAAAATAGTTTTATAAGCAATCAACCTCCATCTATTATTCATCAGTATCGAACTTCGCTAATGGTAATTATTGCCTTCGTAATAATTATTGCATTTATTGTTCGTTACTCAGAAATTAAAAGGCTTCGTAACGAACGTAAATTAATTGAAGTAAACGAAGAACTAGACAGAAGAGTAGCCGAAAGAACCAAAGAAATAATTTTTGCCAACGAAAAACTCGAACTGCAAACCAATCAGATATTAAAACAAAATAAAGAGCTGGAGCTACACCGACACAACCTACTGGAATTGGTAAAAGAAAGAACCAAAAATTTAGAGGTAGCAAATATCGAATTAAAAAGTAGCCGAGATAGATTATTAAGAATGCTCGATGCCAATTCGGACGGTGTGTGGGAACACAATTTCCTAACTAAACAGGTATATATCAGTAAAATTATTTGGGATAAATTAGGCTATAAAAATATAACTGCCGCTAACACAATCGATTTATTGTGTAAACTCATACACCCCGAAGATTTAATTATTATAAAACAAAAAGACAAGCAAAATCGCTTAGGTTTAAGCAATCTTTTTGTTATCGAATTTCGAATTTGTGCCAACGATAAAAGCTGGATGTGGTTTAAAGCCAAAGGTAAAATCCTCGATTACAATAAGGAAGGTAAACCTCTTAATATGGTGGGTACTCTTATTAATATTACGCAAAGAAAAGTAGCCGAAGAAAAAATAAAACAAGAAGAGAAAAAACTAAGAGCATCGGAAAAAAGATGGCGTTCCTTAATTGAACAAGCATCCGACGAAATACTAATTTACAATACCGAAGGTGCCATTCTCGACGCCAACTCGGCCGCATGCAACTGGCTGGAATACTCGCAGGAAGAACTACTAAATCTGAACTACAGCGAAATAGATTTTTTGCATAGCAGCTCTAAACTACATACTTATCGCAAAAAGCTAAACTCTTCAAATCCGTCAATCTCTTTTGAATCGATACAAAGAAGGAAAAATGGCAGCACTTTCCCTGTCGAAATTCACCTTAGTTTAATCGAATTAAAAGATAGTAAGTTAATTTTATCGGTTGCAAATAATATTAGTAAACGACAGGAAACTGAGCGTAAAATATTAAATGCCGTTATTAATACCGAAGAAATTGAAAGAAAACGATTTGCCACAGATCTTCACGATTCTATTGGTCCTTTGCTTTCGAGTATTAATTTATATCTTTCTTCTTTAAGCAAAGTAAAATCAAAATCAGATAAGGAAAATATTATTCGTGCCTCGGTTGATGCTGTAAACGAAGCATTAATAAGCATTAAAGAGATATCAAACAATTTAAGTCCGCATATATTAAACGATTTTGGACTGGAAAAGGCAATTCGATCTTTTACCAATAAAATTAATGTTTCACAAGCCATTAATATTAGTTTTCTTGCCGAAAATATGGATGAAAGATTAAACCATCAGGTAGAAGTGGTTATTTTTAGAGTAATTACCGAATTAATAAACAACACCATAAAACACGCAAAAGCTTCGAACATTGAAATTAATTTGGCTCGCGAAGACAAACTACTCTCCTTAATTTACATTGATGATGGAATTGGTTTCGACTCAAAAGCAATAAATGCCGGAACATCGAACGGAATGGGACTGTATAATGTGTTTAGTAGAATTAGATCGCTAAACGGAACCCATAAAATAAAAAGTAACCCCGAACGCGGTGGAATGATGACAATGATTGAAGTTAACCTATAA
- a CDS encoding C1 family peptidase translates to MRLKTLTSVLLMLGIIMPAIAKKKEEKEKSYQFTIEKQLKTSSVKDQYRSGTCWSFATISFLESELLRTGKEEIDLSEMFIVNRNYHLRAKDYIRFHGKKSFSPGAEGWDVLNVIKNYGILPEQIYSGNTFDETMPVHGEMDAVLKAYVDAVVKNKNKKITPVWMKGFDGILDAYLGEIPEKFSYKGKEYTPKSFANNMGLNMDDYVTITSYTHHPFYETYIFEGPDNWSMGEVYNLPMDEMVQIMDNAIAKGYSIAWGSDVSEKGFAFRKGVAVVPDTETKNMADSEISKWENLSSDQKAAYGTEYPVKEKVITQEMRQKAFDNYESTEDHLMHIVGTAKDQNGSKYYVVKNSWGTDMNSYKGYFYASKAFVQYKTVGLMLHKDAIPAEIAKKMGL, encoded by the coding sequence ATGAGATTAAAAACTTTAACAAGTGTTCTGTTAATGCTGGGCATAATAATGCCAGCTATTGCTAAAAAGAAGGAAGAAAAAGAGAAATCATATCAGTTTACAATCGAGAAACAACTTAAAACAAGTTCGGTTAAAGACCAGTATCGTTCGGGTACTTGTTGGTCGTTTGCTACCATTTCGTTTTTAGAGTCGGAGTTGTTAAGAACGGGAAAAGAAGAAATTGATTTATCAGAAATGTTTATTGTAAACAGAAACTATCACCTTAGAGCTAAGGATTATATTCGTTTTCATGGAAAAAAAAGTTTCTCGCCTGGTGCCGAAGGATGGGATGTACTAAATGTAATTAAGAATTATGGAATATTGCCTGAGCAGATATATTCTGGAAATACATTTGACGAAACAATGCCTGTTCATGGAGAAATGGATGCTGTATTAAAAGCTTATGTTGATGCTGTTGTAAAAAATAAAAATAAAAAAATTACACCGGTATGGATGAAAGGTTTCGATGGTATTCTTGATGCATACCTGGGAGAAATTCCTGAGAAATTCTCATACAAAGGAAAAGAATATACACCTAAATCGTTTGCAAATAATATGGGTTTAAATATGGACGATTATGTAACTATTACTTCTTATACTCATCATCCGTTTTACGAAACTTATATTTTCGAAGGTCCCGATAACTGGTCGATGGGTGAGGTGTACAACTTGCCAATGGATGAAATGGTGCAAATTATGGATAATGCCATAGCTAAAGGATACAGTATTGCTTGGGGAAGTGATGTAAGCGAAAAAGGATTTGCTTTTCGTAAAGGAGTTGCCGTTGTTCCTGATACTGAAACTAAAAATATGGCTGATTCGGAAATTTCTAAATGGGAAAATTTGAGTAGTGATCAGAAAGCAGCTTACGGAACTGAATATCCTGTAAAAGAGAAAGTAATTACTCAAGAAATGCGTCAGAAAGCTTTCGATAATTATGAATCTACCGAAGATCATTTAATGCACATTGTTGGAACGGCTAAAGATCAGAACGGAAGTAAATACTATGTGGTGAAAAATTCGTGGGGAACCGATATGAATTCTTACAAAGGGTATTTTTATGCTTCGAAAGCATTCGTGCAATACAAAACAGTTGGCCTGATGTTGCATAAAGATGCTATTCCTGCCGAAATTGCCAAGAAAATGGGATTGTAA
- a CDS encoding helix-turn-helix domain-containing protein, with translation MESNEQLELAHKFVRNTNTTIFLTGKAGTGKTTFLRQLKEELPKRMVVVAPTGVAAINAGGVTIHSFFQLPFGPILPGQILNEKPGSTNSPARKYRKEKINLIKSLDLLIIDEISMVRADLLDGIDEVLRKFKNRNLPFGGAQVLMIGDLQQLPPVVKNEEWSLLRQHYETAFFFSSKAFLSSQHISIELKHVYRQKDENFIQILNEIRNNHLSHSSFQKLEERYLPNFNTDKHDGYITLTTHNARAQKINDEKLKQIKTKSESFSAVVDGQFPEYSFPTDENLNLKIGAQVMFVKNDSSPEKLYFNGKIGTVTGFEADSIIVKCKDEDLEIEVHPEEWNSIKYSINQESKEIEESVVGQFTQFPLKLAWAITIHKSQGLTFEKAIIDANAAFAHGQVYVALSRCKSLEGLVLKSRLSESGIICDSSVSQFTQHIEKHPPKEEQLEIAKRNFQFQLLEELFSFFDLLRPLKYCNKQLQDNASTIQGNLPEQIKAAFPAFESDILTVGTKFIPTLKRFCFGDIKLEDNGEAQDRIKNACKYFCDKLDEYIISILNNFSFETDNQGVQKLVNEYLKQINELAFVKLTCLKACTNGFNIDKFLLARAKAHLEKSKFKTKRKREIVDENVEHPALLQKLKIWRKKLSEELNAPAYVVANQRSLVDIANQLPYTADQLKAVKGFGAKKIERYGQDVIKLVSDYRQEKSLGLLNFSPEPEVKPKKINTKEVSYDMHKEGKNIREIAALRNLAQSTIESHLAHYVGLGMLDLKDFVDTKKIKKIKEQIKNQEANDINSIKKTLGNKYSFSEIRFVQAFMKNTKK, from the coding sequence ATGGAAAGCAATGAACAACTCGAACTGGCTCATAAGTTTGTTCGAAACACCAACACAACAATATTTTTAACCGGAAAAGCCGGAACAGGAAAAACAACATTTTTACGACAGTTAAAAGAAGAACTGCCTAAGCGAATGGTAGTTGTTGCTCCAACAGGAGTAGCAGCTATTAACGCAGGAGGTGTTACCATACATTCATTTTTTCAATTGCCCTTTGGTCCAATATTACCCGGTCAAATTCTTAACGAAAAACCTGGATCTACAAATTCGCCAGCTCGAAAATACCGCAAAGAAAAAATTAATCTTATAAAATCTTTAGATCTTCTAATTATTGACGAAATTAGTATGGTTCGTGCCGATTTATTAGATGGAATTGATGAAGTTTTACGGAAATTTAAAAATAGAAACCTACCCTTTGGTGGTGCACAGGTTCTTATGATTGGCGATTTACAACAATTGCCTCCCGTAGTAAAAAATGAAGAATGGAGCCTGCTGCGACAACATTACGAAACTGCTTTTTTCTTTAGCAGCAAAGCATTTTTATCATCTCAGCACATTAGTATTGAGCTAAAACACGTATATCGCCAAAAAGATGAAAACTTCATTCAAATCTTAAACGAAATAAGAAACAATCACCTTTCACATTCTTCTTTTCAAAAGCTAGAAGAACGATATCTGCCCAATTTTAATACAGATAAACATGATGGTTACATTACGCTTACTACTCACAATGCACGAGCTCAAAAAATAAACGATGAAAAACTAAAGCAAATAAAAACCAAATCGGAAAGTTTTTCGGCTGTTGTCGATGGTCAATTCCCCGAATACTCCTTCCCTACCGATGAAAATCTAAACTTGAAAATAGGTGCTCAGGTTATGTTTGTAAAAAATGATAGCTCGCCCGAGAAACTCTATTTTAATGGAAAAATTGGAACTGTTACGGGTTTCGAAGCCGATTCTATTATCGTTAAATGTAAAGATGAAGATTTAGAAATTGAAGTTCATCCAGAAGAATGGAACAGCATTAAATACAGCATAAATCAGGAATCGAAAGAGATTGAAGAAAGTGTGGTTGGACAATTTACCCAATTTCCTTTAAAACTAGCTTGGGCAATTACAATTCATAAAAGCCAGGGACTTACTTTTGAGAAAGCAATTATAGATGCTAATGCTGCTTTTGCTCACGGACAGGTTTATGTTGCACTTAGCAGATGTAAATCGCTTGAAGGCTTAGTTTTAAAATCGCGCCTAAGCGAAAGTGGAATTATTTGCGATAGCTCTGTTTCTCAATTCACTCAGCACATAGAAAAACATCCGCCTAAAGAAGAGCAGTTAGAAATTGCTAAAAGAAATTTTCAATTTCAGTTATTAGAGGAGTTATTCTCTTTCTTCGATTTATTGCGACCCTTAAAATACTGCAACAAACAGTTACAAGATAATGCCAGTACAATTCAGGGAAATTTACCAGAGCAAATTAAAGCTGCATTTCCCGCTTTCGAATCGGATATTTTAACTGTTGGTACTAAATTTATTCCAACATTAAAACGCTTTTGCTTTGGTGATATAAAATTAGAAGACAATGGCGAGGCTCAGGATAGAATTAAAAATGCATGTAAATATTTTTGCGATAAACTAGACGAATATATTATTTCTATTCTTAATAACTTTAGTTTCGAAACCGATAATCAGGGAGTACAAAAACTAGTTAACGAATACCTTAAACAAATTAACGAACTTGCCTTTGTTAAATTAACTTGCCTTAAAGCCTGTACTAATGGCTTTAATATCGATAAATTCTTATTAGCAAGAGCTAAAGCACATCTCGAAAAATCAAAGTTTAAAACCAAACGAAAACGAGAAATCGTTGATGAAAATGTGGAACATCCTGCACTACTACAGAAATTAAAAATTTGGAGAAAAAAACTCTCTGAAGAGTTAAATGCTCCCGCTTATGTAGTTGCAAACCAAAGAAGTTTGGTTGATATTGCTAATCAGTTACCATATACAGCCGATCAGCTTAAAGCAGTAAAAGGTTTTGGAGCTAAAAAAATTGAACGCTACGGACAAGATGTTATAAAATTAGTATCGGATTACAGACAAGAAAAAAGCTTGGGTTTATTAAATTTTTCGCCCGAACCAGAAGTTAAACCTAAGAAAATAAACACCAAAGAAGTAAGTTACGATATGCATAAAGAAGGCAAAAATATTAGAGAAATTGCTGCTCTTCGTAATTTAGCACAAAGTACAATTGAATCACATTTGGCTCACTATGTTGGCTTGGGAATGCTCGATTTAAAAGATTTTGTCGACACTAAAAAAATCAAAAAAATAAAAGAACAAATTAAAAATCAGGAAGCCAATGACATAAATTCGATAAAGAAAACTTTGGGAAATAAATACAGCTTTTCCGAAATTAGATTTGTTCAGGCATTTATGAAGAATACTAAAAAATAA
- a CDS encoding succinate dehydrogenase cytochrome b subunit: MSSFLSSSIGKKLIMSLSGLFLVLFILVHLILNSFLMFDSTGALFNAGAHFMAMPVIRFGLQPVLFGGFIIHIIYAIILTLQNMKARPQKYSSQNLGNSSTWSSRNMFVLGGLVLVFIAMHLMHFFVPIQIEGNVHDDYQLVKGLFTNGSMGLVYTGLYVVGAILLGLHLAHGFWSAFQTVGFSNTLWRSRLEKVGYIYAIFVAAGFTIIPLYLHFFAK; the protein is encoded by the coding sequence ATGAGCAGTTTTTTAAGTTCATCTATTGGGAAGAAGTTGATAATGAGTTTATCAGGACTTTTTCTTGTACTATTTATCTTGGTACACCTGATATTGAACTCCTTTTTAATGTTTGACAGCACCGGAGCGTTGTTTAACGCCGGAGCACATTTTATGGCAATGCCAGTAATTCGTTTTGGATTGCAGCCAGTATTGTTTGGTGGTTTTATTATCCATATTATTTATGCGATAATTTTAACCCTACAAAACATGAAAGCTCGTCCTCAAAAGTACTCATCTCAAAATTTGGGAAATAGCAGTACTTGGTCTTCACGAAACATGTTTGTTTTGGGTGGTTTGGTATTGGTTTTCATCGCAATGCACTTAATGCATTTCTTTGTACCAATTCAAATCGAAGGAAACGTACATGATGATTATCAGTTAGTAAAAGGTCTTTTTACTAATGGATCAATGGGATTGGTTTACACTGGTCTTTATGTAGTAGGTGCAATTTTATTAGGGTTACACTTGGCTCACGGATTTTGGTCAGCATTCCAAACAGTTGGTTTTAGCAATACGCTTTGGAGATCAAGATTGGAAAAAGTAGGTTATATCTATGCAATTTTTGTTGCAGCCGGATTCACAATCATTCCTCTGTACTTACACTTTTTTGCTAAATAA